A genomic segment from Luteolibacter ambystomatis encodes:
- a CDS encoding DUF1552 domain-containing protein — protein MAHIQSQRWLMPRRSFLRGAGATLALPFLDAMRPLLAQGAAASFPVRMALLYMPNGVRADRWTPQGEGAAFELSPVLAPLQRHREDLLVLTGLQNKASFTGDGHYVKTGGWLTGTTITKTTGSDINANGISMDQLAASRIGKGTRLPSLELGTEPVAHGIDTNVNYTRLYASHISWKTSNVPLPCEINPRVAFDRLFRERSSGAEKQASDDRSVLDLVNADAKRLQGRLGSEDKQKLDQYLESVREVERRIEQEARVLAARENLSLDFFKNLDALDQRITAAMGKASREEEMNSRPRFDHTEHCRIMTELMVLALWSDTTRVSSFMFGNDVTNRNFSFLDGVHGGHHEISHHSGDAGKLDEYERINRWHVEQYASMLDRMSAIKEGDGTLLDHSMVAFGSPIRDGNAHDPKNVPIVVAGKANGGLKTGRHVVSPAGTPLCALWMGMLEKAGARVDSFGDASAPLPGLA, from the coding sequence ATGGCCCATATCCAATCCCAGCGCTGGCTGATGCCCCGCCGCAGTTTCCTCCGTGGTGCTGGGGCGACTTTGGCGCTGCCGTTTCTCGATGCCATGCGGCCATTGCTGGCACAGGGTGCGGCGGCTTCGTTCCCGGTGCGGATGGCGCTGCTCTACATGCCGAATGGCGTGCGCGCGGATCGTTGGACCCCGCAGGGCGAGGGCGCGGCTTTCGAGCTTTCGCCGGTACTCGCGCCGTTGCAACGGCATCGCGAGGATCTGCTCGTCCTCACAGGCCTTCAAAACAAGGCATCCTTCACCGGAGATGGACACTATGTGAAAACCGGTGGATGGCTCACCGGCACGACGATCACGAAGACCACCGGCTCCGACATCAACGCCAATGGCATCTCGATGGATCAGCTCGCCGCCAGCCGCATTGGGAAAGGCACGCGGCTGCCATCGCTGGAACTTGGCACCGAGCCGGTGGCCCACGGCATCGATACCAATGTCAATTACACCCGCCTCTATGCCTCCCACATCTCGTGGAAAACCTCGAATGTGCCGCTGCCGTGCGAGATCAATCCACGCGTGGCCTTCGACCGCCTCTTCCGTGAACGTTCTTCCGGTGCGGAGAAGCAAGCCTCGGATGACCGTTCGGTGCTCGATCTGGTGAATGCCGACGCGAAGCGCCTGCAAGGCAGGCTCGGCAGCGAGGACAAGCAGAAGCTCGACCAATACCTGGAGTCCGTGCGCGAGGTGGAGCGCCGGATCGAACAGGAGGCCCGCGTGTTGGCCGCACGTGAGAACCTTTCGCTGGATTTCTTCAAGAATCTGGACGCGCTCGACCAACGGATCACCGCCGCGATGGGCAAGGCCTCGCGCGAGGAAGAGATGAACTCCCGGCCGCGCTTCGATCACACCGAGCACTGCCGCATCATGACCGAGTTGATGGTGCTTGCCTTGTGGTCGGACACCACGCGTGTGTCTTCCTTCATGTTCGGCAATGACGTGACCAACCGGAACTTCTCGTTCCTCGATGGGGTCCATGGCGGACATCACGAGATTTCCCATCACAGCGGCGATGCGGGCAAGTTGGACGAATACGAACGGATCAACCGCTGGCACGTCGAGCAATACGCCTCCATGCTGGACCGCATGAGCGCGATCAAGGAAGGCGATGGCACCTTGCTCGATCACTCGATGGTGGCCTTCGGTTCACCAATCCGTGATGGCAATGCCCATGATCCGAAGAACGTGCCGATCGTGGTGGCGGGCAAGGCCAATGGCGGACTCAAGACCGGTCGCCATGTGGTCAGCCCGGCGGGCACTCCGTTGTGCGCACTGTGGATGGGCATGCTGGAGAAGGCGGGTGCGAGGGTCGATTCCTTCGGAGACGCCTCGGCACCATTGCCTGGTTTGGCGTAG
- the carA gene encoding glutamine-hydrolyzing carbamoyl-phosphate synthase small subunit: MKAILALEDGRTFEGEAFGATGTTTGEICFNTSMTGYQEVVTDPSYRGQIVAMTYPQIGNYGITTEDNESAQPHVRGFVIGELCNVPSNWRSTQNLDTYFKEHGILGIEDIDTRSLTKHLRSLGAMRACLTTELDAAAAIEAAKNSPSMEGSDFVKEVSTEKDYAWDQESRNWIIPNASTGEPGPYQELPPARHRIVAYDFGIKYNILRRLRQAGFEVDVVNSRATAEEVLAKNPDGIFLSNGPGDPAALDYIHEELKKLIGKKPIFGICLGNQLLAHAFGGTTFKLKFGHRGGNQPVKDLRTGKVTITSQNHGFAVDPDSLPDNVEVTHINLNDGTVEGMRHKEHPVFSVQYHPEAAPGPNDATYFFEEFAAMIDATK; the protein is encoded by the coding sequence ATGAAAGCCATTCTTGCTCTTGAAGACGGCCGGACCTTCGAAGGGGAAGCCTTCGGAGCCACCGGCACCACCACCGGGGAGATTTGTTTCAACACCTCGATGACTGGCTATCAGGAGGTTGTCACGGACCCCTCCTATCGTGGCCAGATCGTGGCGATGACCTACCCGCAGATCGGGAACTACGGCATCACCACCGAGGACAACGAGTCCGCCCAGCCGCACGTCCGCGGATTCGTCATCGGCGAGCTCTGCAACGTGCCCTCCAACTGGCGCTCGACCCAAAATCTCGACACCTATTTCAAGGAGCACGGCATCCTCGGCATCGAGGACATCGACACCCGGTCCCTGACCAAGCACCTGCGCTCGCTGGGTGCCATGCGCGCCTGCCTCACCACCGAGCTGGATGCCGCCGCTGCCATCGAAGCCGCGAAGAACTCTCCCTCCATGGAAGGCTCCGACTTCGTGAAGGAAGTCTCCACCGAGAAGGACTACGCCTGGGACCAGGAATCCCGCAACTGGATCATCCCGAACGCCTCCACCGGCGAGCCCGGTCCGTATCAGGAACTGCCACCGGCCCGCCACCGCATCGTGGCCTATGACTTCGGCATCAAGTACAACATCCTCCGCCGCCTGCGCCAGGCTGGCTTCGAGGTGGATGTGGTGAACTCCCGCGCCACCGCCGAGGAAGTGCTCGCCAAGAATCCGGACGGCATCTTCCTCTCGAACGGTCCCGGAGATCCGGCCGCGCTCGATTACATCCATGAGGAACTCAAGAAGCTCATCGGCAAGAAGCCGATCTTCGGCATCTGCCTCGGCAACCAGCTCCTCGCCCACGCCTTCGGCGGCACCACCTTCAAGCTGAAGTTCGGCCACCGCGGCGGCAACCAGCCGGTGAAGGACCTCCGCACCGGCAAGGTGACCATTACCTCGCAGAATCACGGCTTCGCCGTCGATCCGGACTCGCTGCCGGACAATGTCGAGGTGACCCACATCAATCTCAACGACGGCACCGTCGAGGGCATGCGCCACAAGGAGCATCCCGTCTTCTCCGTCCAGTATCATCCGGAAGCCGCCCCCGGCCCGAACGACGCCACCTACTTCTTCGAGGAGTTCGCGGCGATGATTGATGCAACCAAGTAA
- a CDS encoding DUF1592 domain-containing protein has translation MLRTYGIGLAVMAMGIAMADEFADRAKPLLSKYCYECHGERKQKGGIEVNQLTSTEEAFKYHRFLKTIAEQVENRKMPPEDDADEIPGDDERKALVAEIRGTLAKLEEGKFPRNPGRPTVRRLNRNEYNRTVRDWLGVDFDAGSEFPADGAGGEGFDNVGDALFIQPSLMEKYLAASRRVIDAVYAKPELLNRMVTVKPSPEKPPQQAAKEVFQIQSALAFRRPASAAELEPLMALFSKRLAAGMSFEEAMKAPLQSLLMHPVFLFRVEQDQAGKKEWQVSGYELATRLSYFLWASMPDAELFRLAGEGKLAQPAVLAEQVKRMLQDPRAESLSRFFGGEWLGYDELLEFSEPDLKKFPEFTQSLRKSMYRESVEFVANIIRENRPATDLISSDYTFLNEELAKHYGIPDVKGGNMRRVALTDPNRGGIIGQASVMTVTSLPLRTSPVKRGKWILDTLLGTPPPPPPPDAGVLPPDDHSKNGVSMRERLEKHRSRASCAACHAKIDPLGFGLENFDLLGRWRTVDVNGKPIDSKSTLPGGATFDSPAGLKSYLLSDNDLFLRNLARKMLAYGLGRPLEYYDEPVVVDLVRQLRGDGLKMQTLILGIVQSPPFLNRSATR, from the coding sequence ATGTTGCGTACGTATGGAATCGGCTTGGCCGTGATGGCCATGGGAATCGCGATGGCGGATGAATTCGCCGATCGCGCGAAGCCGCTGTTGTCCAAATATTGCTACGAGTGCCACGGCGAACGGAAGCAGAAGGGCGGGATCGAGGTGAACCAGCTCACGTCCACCGAAGAGGCCTTCAAATACCACCGCTTTCTCAAGACCATCGCCGAGCAAGTGGAGAACCGGAAGATGCCGCCGGAGGACGATGCGGACGAAATCCCCGGCGATGACGAACGCAAGGCGCTGGTGGCGGAGATCCGGGGCACGCTGGCGAAGCTGGAAGAGGGGAAGTTTCCCCGCAATCCGGGTCGCCCCACCGTGCGGCGGTTGAACCGCAACGAATACAACCGCACCGTGCGGGATTGGCTGGGTGTGGACTTCGATGCGGGCAGTGAATTTCCTGCGGATGGAGCGGGTGGTGAGGGATTCGACAACGTGGGTGATGCGCTGTTCATCCAGCCATCGCTGATGGAGAAGTATCTGGCGGCGTCGCGAAGGGTGATTGATGCCGTGTATGCGAAGCCGGAACTGCTCAATCGCATGGTGACGGTGAAGCCGTCCCCGGAGAAGCCGCCGCAGCAGGCGGCGAAGGAGGTATTTCAGATCCAGTCGGCGCTGGCATTCCGTCGTCCGGCATCGGCTGCGGAACTGGAACCGTTGATGGCGCTCTTCTCGAAGCGGCTCGCGGCGGGCATGTCTTTTGAAGAGGCAATGAAAGCGCCGTTGCAGTCGTTGCTGATGCATCCGGTGTTCCTGTTCCGGGTGGAGCAGGATCAGGCGGGCAAAAAGGAATGGCAGGTCAGCGGCTATGAACTTGCGACGCGGCTGTCGTATTTCCTGTGGGCTTCAATGCCGGATGCGGAACTATTCCGTCTGGCGGGCGAGGGGAAACTGGCACAGCCCGCCGTGCTCGCGGAGCAGGTGAAGAGGATGCTCCAGGACCCGCGGGCGGAGTCGTTGTCGCGGTTCTTCGGCGGCGAGTGGCTGGGGTATGATGAACTGTTGGAGTTCTCCGAGCCGGATTTGAAGAAGTTCCCGGAGTTCACGCAGTCGCTGCGGAAATCGATGTATCGGGAATCCGTCGAGTTTGTCGCCAACATCATCCGCGAGAACCGACCGGCCACCGATCTGATTTCCTCCGACTACACCTTCCTCAACGAAGAGCTGGCGAAGCACTATGGTATCCCGGACGTGAAGGGCGGGAACATGCGGCGGGTGGCGCTCACGGATCCGAATCGCGGTGGTATCATCGGCCAGGCCTCGGTGATGACCGTGACTTCACTGCCGCTGCGCACCAGTCCGGTGAAGCGCGGGAAATGGATTCTCGATACGCTGCTGGGCACACCGCCGCCACCACCGCCGCCGGATGCGGGCGTGCTGCCACCGGACGACCATTCGAAAAATGGTGTCTCGATGAGGGAGCGGCTGGAGAAGCATCGCTCGCGTGCTTCCTGCGCCGCCTGTCATGCGAAGATCGATCCGCTCGGTTTCGGTCTGGAGAACTTCGATCTTCTCGGCCGTTGGCGCACGGTGGATGTGAACGGCAAGCCGATCGACTCGAAGTCCACGCTGCCGGGTGGTGCGACCTTTGATTCACCGGCCGGACTGAAGAGCTACCTGCTTTCCGACAACGATCTCTTTCTCCGCAATCTCGCACGCAAGATGCTCGCCTATGGCCTTGGCCGACCACTCGAATACTATGATGAACCCGTGGTGGTCGATCTGGTCCGGCAGCTCCGTGGCGATGGATTGAAAATGCAGACGCTCATCCTCGGTATAGTACAATCGCCCCCATTTCTCAACCGGTCCGCCACGCGCTGA
- a CDS encoding isoprenyl transferase has protein sequence MAASSDNPRHIAIIMDGNGRWAKERGLPRREGHRAGAESVREVVDACKELGVEYLTLYAFSSENWNRPEAEVKALMALLDRFLDERAKDLMRQDVRLQAIGQIERLPASTRKRLDKLISKTADNKSVTLVLALSYGSREEIVSAARSLAADAAAGKIRPEEIDCSVFASRLNTAGIPDPDLLVRTSGELRVSNFLLWQISYSEIVIVKKFWPEFRQGDLFEAVDEYRRRHRRFGAL, from the coding sequence ATGGCTGCCTCGTCCGACAATCCCCGCCACATCGCCATCATCATGGATGGCAATGGCCGTTGGGCGAAGGAACGCGGTCTGCCACGCCGGGAAGGACATCGCGCGGGAGCCGAGTCGGTCCGTGAGGTCGTGGACGCCTGCAAGGAACTCGGCGTCGAATACCTCACGCTCTACGCTTTCTCCTCGGAGAACTGGAATCGCCCGGAAGCCGAGGTGAAAGCCCTGATGGCCCTGCTCGACCGCTTCCTCGATGAACGCGCCAAGGATCTGATGCGCCAGGATGTGCGACTGCAAGCCATCGGCCAGATCGAACGCCTGCCCGCCTCCACCCGCAAGCGGCTCGACAAACTGATCTCCAAGACCGCGGACAACAAATCCGTCACGCTCGTCCTCGCACTCTCCTACGGCTCCCGGGAGGAGATCGTCTCGGCCGCACGTTCGCTGGCCGCCGATGCTGCCGCCGGAAAAATCCGGCCGGAGGAGATCGATTGCTCCGTGTTCGCCTCCCGCTTGAACACGGCGGGCATTCCCGACCCCGACCTGCTCGTCCGCACCTCCGGCGAGCTCCGTGTTTCCAACTTCCTGCTGTGGCAGATCAGCTACTCGGAGATCGTGATCGTGAAGAAATTCTGGCCGGAGTTCCGCCAGGGCGATCTCTTCGAGGCGGTGGACGAATACCGCCGCCGCCACCGCCGCTTCGGCGCGCTCTGA
- a CDS encoding adenylosuccinate synthase: MNTIVTGLQWGDEGKGKIVDYLTEEADVVVRGQGGNNAGHTVIAKGTKYILNLLPSGILWDDKLNVIGNGVVVDPVGLVAEIGRIEAQGVSITPDKLLISDRAHVVLPFHKELDAARELALGDQKIGTTKRGIGPTYADKINRCGLRMADLLNKEFTTAQIARRLVDANEVLAKHDLPTFTAEQVIAEVYEAFERLRPHVTNTIPALHKAWKDDKVLLFEGAQGTLLDIDFGTYPFVTSSNTTAGGSCTGTGMPPTAIDRVIGVCKAYTTRVGSGPFPTGDEGLSQYLHDLGREFGAVTGRPRGCGWLDTVLLRFACMVNGVTDLAVTNVDGLDAYDTLQICTHYDVDGERHDLPPACRAAWDKAVPVYETLPGWKTDTTGCTEYDQLPDNAKAYLKRFAELCGAPVSFVGVGPDRDQTLVA, encoded by the coding sequence ATGAACACAATCGTCACAGGTCTCCAATGGGGAGACGAAGGCAAGGGCAAGATCGTTGACTATCTCACCGAGGAGGCCGATGTGGTCGTCCGCGGCCAAGGCGGCAACAACGCCGGCCATACGGTCATCGCCAAGGGGACGAAGTACATTCTCAACCTGCTGCCCTCCGGCATCCTGTGGGATGACAAGCTCAACGTGATCGGCAACGGCGTGGTCGTCGATCCCGTCGGCCTCGTCGCCGAGATCGGCCGCATCGAAGCGCAGGGCGTTTCGATCACTCCGGACAAGCTCCTCATTTCCGACCGCGCCCATGTCGTGCTCCCCTTCCACAAGGAACTCGATGCCGCCCGCGAACTCGCGCTCGGCGACCAGAAGATCGGCACCACCAAGCGCGGCATCGGTCCGACCTATGCGGACAAGATCAACCGCTGTGGCCTCCGCATGGCGGACCTCCTCAACAAGGAGTTCACCACCGCGCAGATCGCCCGCCGCCTCGTCGACGCCAATGAAGTGCTCGCGAAGCACGATCTGCCGACCTTCACCGCCGAGCAGGTGATCGCCGAGGTTTACGAAGCCTTCGAGCGCCTCCGCCCGCACGTCACCAACACCATCCCGGCCCTTCACAAGGCCTGGAAGGATGACAAGGTCCTCCTCTTCGAGGGTGCTCAGGGCACCTTGCTCGACATCGACTTCGGTACCTATCCGTTCGTCACTTCTTCGAACACCACCGCCGGCGGCTCCTGCACCGGCACCGGCATGCCGCCGACCGCCATCGACCGCGTGATCGGCGTGTGCAAAGCCTACACCACCCGCGTCGGCTCCGGTCCCTTCCCGACCGGTGATGAAGGACTGTCCCAGTATCTCCACGATCTCGGCCGTGAGTTCGGTGCCGTCACCGGCCGCCCGCGCGGCTGCGGCTGGCTCGATACCGTGCTGCTCCGCTTCGCCTGCATGGTCAATGGCGTGACGGACCTCGCGGTGACAAACGTCGATGGACTGGACGCTTACGACACCCTCCAGATCTGCACCCACTACGATGTGGATGGCGAGCGCCACGATCTGCCGCCCGCCTGCCGCGCCGCTTGGGACAAGGCCGTGCCCGTCTATGAAACCCTGCCGGGTTGGAAGACGGACACCACCGGCTGCACCGAATACGACCAGCTTCCGGACAACGCGAAAGCCTACCTCAAGCGCTTCGCCGAACTCTGCGGCGCTCCAGTCAGCTTCGTGGGTGTCGGCCCCGACCGGGACCAGACCCTGGTGGCCTGA
- a CDS encoding apolipoprotein N-acyltransferase codes for MNLASRFLLAIVSGILAVFAFPPFGWSLLVFVIWPLLFLAFRGAGFKNGFRLGVVHGALLYGISLSWFWNIFGTAAAGLWFLLALFTGLAGGLTGWASVRWPRAWWLAGYAAVVWSGIEYYRCEWFWLRFPWMTPGLALGPTWLSPIVGVYGAGFVVVFVATWLVFGRKKCRFAGMAILALLMARFPYSAYEPGKEVPVLAVQGENVGFEAYRDMTVKSGFRDGVIVWPEYAVPYDIKPGDADWDGTLKLASSHNALVVFGSVQELPQAKHYNVARMFDASGQLGTHAKNRPVPFMNDGEPGKQAVPVKTKYGALGTPICFDCDYTEVARRMVANGAMAFTVPSMDVKGWSEREHLQHAELFRHRAAENARWFAVASSSGTTQFIDPRGRRVSSLPLMDEGVLRGSIWLRDDRTFFNLAGWLFPWVLLGTAVVATVGLLVGGSRSRETSGGEDPP; via the coding sequence ATGAATCTCGCTTCGCGCTTTCTGTTGGCCATCGTTTCCGGGATTCTCGCGGTTTTCGCGTTTCCGCCTTTCGGCTGGTCGTTGCTGGTGTTCGTGATCTGGCCGCTGCTGTTTCTGGCTTTCCGGGGTGCCGGATTCAAGAACGGCTTCCGGCTCGGAGTGGTACACGGGGCGTTGCTCTATGGCATCTCATTGTCCTGGTTCTGGAATATCTTCGGCACGGCGGCGGCCGGACTTTGGTTCCTGCTCGCACTGTTCACGGGATTGGCGGGCGGCCTCACCGGATGGGCGAGCGTGAGATGGCCGCGGGCGTGGTGGTTGGCGGGCTATGCCGCGGTGGTCTGGAGCGGGATCGAATACTATCGCTGCGAGTGGTTCTGGCTGCGCTTCCCATGGATGACTCCGGGACTGGCGCTGGGGCCCACCTGGCTGTCTCCGATTGTCGGCGTATATGGCGCTGGCTTCGTGGTCGTCTTCGTGGCGACCTGGCTGGTGTTCGGCCGGAAGAAGTGCCGTTTTGCCGGCATGGCGATCCTGGCCCTGCTGATGGCGCGTTTTCCATACTCTGCCTATGAACCGGGGAAGGAAGTGCCGGTGCTGGCGGTGCAAGGGGAGAACGTGGGCTTTGAAGCCTACCGGGACATGACCGTCAAATCGGGTTTCCGGGATGGGGTGATCGTGTGGCCGGAGTATGCGGTGCCGTATGACATCAAGCCGGGGGACGCCGATTGGGATGGAACGCTCAAACTGGCTTCCTCCCACAACGCCTTGGTGGTGTTCGGATCGGTTCAGGAACTGCCGCAGGCGAAGCATTACAACGTTGCCCGGATGTTTGATGCCAGCGGTCAGCTCGGGACGCATGCCAAGAACCGGCCGGTGCCCTTCATGAACGACGGCGAGCCGGGCAAGCAGGCGGTTCCAGTGAAGACGAAGTACGGCGCGCTTGGTACTCCGATCTGTTTCGATTGCGACTATACGGAAGTGGCGCGGCGGATGGTCGCGAATGGAGCGATGGCATTCACGGTGCCGAGCATGGATGTGAAAGGCTGGTCGGAGCGCGAACATCTCCAGCACGCGGAGTTGTTCCGCCATCGTGCCGCGGAAAACGCCCGCTGGTTCGCGGTGGCTTCCAGTTCAGGGACGACCCAGTTCATCGACCCGCGTGGAAGGCGCGTGAGCAGTCTGCCGCTGATGGATGAGGGCGTGCTGCGCGGAAGCATCTGGCTGCGGGATGACAGGACCTTTTTCAACCTCGCCGGGTGGTTGTTCCCGTGGGTGCTGTTGGGAACAGCCGTCGTGGCGACGGTGGGATTGCTGGTGGGAGGCAGCCGGAGTCGTGAGACTTCGGGCGGGGAAGATCCCCCCTGA
- the queD gene encoding 6-carboxytetrahydropterin synthase QueD, translated as MRARLTKLFRFEAAHTLPSLPEGHKCRRMHGHSFKVEISIEGEVDETIGWVYDHKHISKAMKPLMELLDHGYLNDIEGLESPTIERLAGWFWKKLEPDLPGLAEIVIYETPTARCSFKGEF; from the coding sequence ATGCGCGCCCGTTTGACCAAGCTGTTCCGTTTCGAAGCCGCCCACACGCTGCCGAGTCTGCCGGAGGGCCACAAGTGCCGCCGCATGCACGGCCACAGCTTCAAGGTGGAAATCTCGATCGAGGGCGAGGTGGATGAAACGATCGGCTGGGTCTACGACCACAAGCACATTTCAAAAGCCATGAAGCCTCTCATGGAGTTGCTGGATCACGGCTATCTGAATGACATCGAGGGTTTGGAAAGCCCGACCATCGAGCGGTTGGCCGGATGGTTCTGGAAGAAGCTGGAGCCGGATCTTCCGGGACTGGCGGAAATCGTGATCTACGAGACGCCGACCGCGCGTTGCTCCTTCAAGGGGGAGTTTTGA
- a CDS encoding ABC transporter ATP-binding protein — protein MPQPRSGSNISSSFRWISGYLMRHKAVFLPSVAALLITAVLSLAFPWFLKDLIGDPADALRKGVDPTTIVDKINHTLKWLMLALGVQAFIGFWRVQGFIRSGESALNDLRRDIFRHLVRLPLSYFQEQRAGALSNRVSNDLGVVRDTLLNTVPQFARQTVILIGGLVVVFYSSWKLSVVMLASLPIVILAVALFGRKVRQYSRDAQDSLADAGTVIEETVQGIADVKAFTNEDFESRRYDRALDRFLDVTLRGAKIRAAFLSFIIFVLFGTIAGVAWYGAQLLAQGQIDSRGFTSFILFSIFVGASLGSFPEIISQFQLTAGATDRLRELTGTAAERVDGSSMDRMEGAVAFHHVSFRYPSRPDVKVLDDLSFSIESGQRVAFVGPSGAGKSTVFSLLLGLNNPESGQVLFDGRDSSTISLESLRGNLAIVPQEVLLFGGSIRENIEYGRPGATLEEIHEAARQANAHDFIAKLPEGYDTIVGPRGTKLSGGQRQRLAIARAILADPKILLLDEATSALDAESERLVNEALERLMSGRTSLVIAHRLSTVRHADRILVVNHGKIVESGTHDELIAHGGTYKLLAETQLA, from the coding sequence ATGCCGCAGCCGCGCTCCGGGTCCAATATCTCCTCATCCTTCCGCTGGATCTCCGGCTATCTGATGCGCCACAAGGCCGTTTTCCTGCCGTCCGTGGCCGCCCTGCTGATCACCGCCGTCCTTTCGCTGGCGTTCCCTTGGTTTCTCAAGGACCTGATCGGCGACCCCGCGGACGCTCTGCGCAAGGGCGTCGATCCCACCACCATCGTGGACAAGATCAACCACACGCTGAAATGGCTGATGCTCGCCCTCGGCGTCCAGGCGTTCATCGGCTTCTGGCGCGTGCAGGGGTTCATCCGTTCCGGAGAATCCGCGCTCAACGACCTGCGCCGCGACATCTTCCGCCATCTGGTCCGCCTTCCCCTCTCCTACTTCCAGGAACAACGCGCCGGTGCCCTCAGCAACCGAGTCTCAAACGATCTCGGCGTGGTCCGCGATACCCTTCTGAACACCGTGCCACAGTTCGCACGGCAGACCGTGATCCTCATCGGCGGTCTGGTCGTGGTGTTCTATTCCTCGTGGAAACTATCGGTGGTGATGCTCGCGAGCCTGCCCATCGTGATCCTCGCTGTCGCCCTTTTTGGCCGCAAGGTGCGCCAGTACTCCCGCGATGCCCAGGACTCGCTCGCCGATGCCGGCACCGTGATCGAAGAAACCGTGCAGGGCATCGCCGATGTGAAGGCGTTCACCAATGAAGACTTCGAAAGCCGCCGCTATGATCGCGCTCTGGACCGCTTCCTCGATGTCACGCTGCGCGGCGCGAAAATCCGGGCGGCGTTCCTTTCGTTCATTATTTTCGTGCTCTTCGGCACCATCGCCGGAGTCGCATGGTACGGTGCCCAGTTGCTGGCTCAGGGACAGATCGATTCGCGCGGATTCACTTCGTTCATCCTGTTTTCGATCTTCGTCGGTGCATCGCTCGGTTCCTTTCCGGAAATCATCTCCCAATTCCAACTCACGGCCGGTGCCACCGACCGCCTCCGCGAACTCACCGGTACCGCCGCGGAGCGTGTGGACGGTTCCAGCATGGACCGGATGGAAGGCGCCGTGGCATTCCACCACGTTTCATTCCGCTACCCTTCGCGCCCGGATGTGAAGGTGCTCGATGACCTGAGCTTCTCAATCGAGTCCGGACAGCGCGTCGCGTTCGTCGGTCCGTCCGGCGCTGGCAAGTCCACCGTGTTCTCCCTGCTGCTGGGTCTCAACAATCCGGAATCCGGCCAAGTGCTCTTCGACGGCCGGGATTCCTCCACCATCTCGCTGGAGTCCCTGCGCGGCAATCTGGCCATCGTGCCGCAGGAAGTGCTGCTGTTCGGCGGCTCGATCCGTGAGAACATCGAATACGGCCGACCGGGTGCGACTCTCGAAGAAATCCACGAAGCCGCCCGCCAGGCCAACGCCCACGACTTCATTGCCAAGCTTCCCGAAGGCTATGATACCATCGTCGGTCCGCGTGGCACCAAGCTCTCCGGTGGCCAACGCCAGCGTCTCGCCATTGCCCGCGCCATCCTCGCCGATCCGAAGATCCTCCTTCTCGATGAAGCGACCTCCGCTCTCGATGCCGAGAGCGAACGCCTCGTCAATGAAGCGCTGGAACGCCTCATGAGCGGCCGCACCAGTCTCGTCATCGCGCATCGTCTTTCCACCGTCCGCCACGCCGACCGCATCCTCGTCGTGAACCACGGCAAGATCGTCGAAAGCGGCACCCACGACGAACTCATCGCTCATGGCGGCACTTACAAGCTCCTGGCGGAGACACAACTGGCCTGA